Proteins encoded by one window of Rhodamnia argentea isolate NSW1041297 chromosome 6, ASM2092103v1, whole genome shotgun sequence:
- the LOC115742305 gene encoding sugar transport protein 8-like → MPAVITSHGSHVPEHDGKITFYVILCVIISAFGGLLFGYDIGISGGVTSMDDFLIEFFPAVYDKKKHAHEDNYCKYDNEYLQLFTSSLYIAALVASFAASKVCSKFGRRTTLQIGSFFFVGGVALQAGGINLAMVVLGRIILGCGVGFGNQAVPLFLSELAPARIRGALNICFQLFITIGILIAGIINYFTANIHPHGWRISLGLAGVPAAILLVGSFAICETPTSLIERNQIDQGKATLRRIRGTDNITAEFDSIVAASEAARQVKNPFRKLMRPSSRPPLVIAIVLQVFQQFTGINAIMFYAPVLFQTVGFGNNAALLSTVITGLVNMFSTLVSIYTVDKAGRRVLLLEACVQMFITQTVIGLLLLLHLKPAGSLNSTEAIVVVVFVCVYVMGFAWSWGPLGWLIPSETFPLETRTAGFACAVSSNMLCTFIIAQAFLSMLCHMKAGIFFFFASWILVMGLFTLFLLPETKGVPVDSMVERVWKQHWFWKRYMIDDDENDDDKVVKG, encoded by the exons ATGCCCGCTGTCATCACGAGCCACGGCAGCCATGTGCCCGAGCATGACGGGAAGATAACTTTCTACGTCATTCTGTGTGTGATCATCTCGGCCTTCGGAGGATTGTTGTTCGGATACGACATCGGAATTTCAG GTGGAGTGACTTCCATGGATGACTTCTTGATAGAATTCTTCCCCGCTGTGTATGATAAAAAGAAGCATGCCCATGAGGACAACTACTGTAAATACGACAACGAGTATCTCCAATTGTTCACATCTTCGCTATACATAGCTGCTCTCGTAGCCAGCTTTGCAGCCTCAAAGGTATGCTCCAAATTCGGCCGAAGGACGACGTTGCAGATCGGGTCCTTCTTCTTTGTTGGGGGGGTCGCACTCCAAGCTGGCGGCATCAACCTTGCAATGGTCGTCCTTGGCAGAATCATCCTTGGCTGTGGTGTTGGGTTTGGTAATCAGGCGGTGCCTCTATTTCTATCTGAATTAGCTCCTGCCAGAATCAGGGGGGCTCTGAACATTTGCTTCCAACTCTTCATTACAATCGGAATCCTCATCGCCGGCATTATCAACTACTTCACAGCCAACATTCACCCTCACGGGTGGCGGATCTCTCTTGGCTTGGCCGGCGTCCCGGCTGCGATCCTCCTCGTAGGCTCATTCGCCATCTGCGAGACCCCTACCAGCCTCATCGAGCGCAACCAAATCGACCAAGGGAAGGCCACCCTAAGGAGAATCCGCGGCACCGATAACATCACTGCCGAGTTTGATTCTATTGTTGCTGCCAGTGAGGCCGCAAGGCAAGTGAAGAACCCGTTCCGCAAACTCATGAGGCCATCGAGCAGGCCCCCTCTTGTCATAGCCATAGTGCTGCAGGTGTTCCAACAGTTCACCGGGATCAACGCCATCATGTTCTATGCCCCGGTCTTGTTCCAGACAGTCGGGTTTGGGAACAATGCAGCGCTGCTCTCGACGGTCATCACTGGGCTCGTGAACATGTTCAGCACCTTAGTGTCGATCTACACGGTGGACAAGGCTGGCCGGAGGGTGTTGCTCCTTGAGGCTTGTGTCCAGATGTTCATCACTCAG ACTGTGATAGGATTGCTCTTGCTATTACACTTGAAACCAGCTGGGTCTCTCAACTCTACCGAGGCGATAGTCGTGGTGGTGTTCGTGTGCGTGTACGTGATGGGATTCGCATGGTCATGGGGTCCGCTTGGGTGGTTGATTCCGAGCGAGACCTTCCCTCTAGAGACGAGGACAGCTGGCTTCGCTTGTGCGGTGAGCTCGAACATGCTCTGCACCTTCATTATCGCGCAGGCCTTCCTGTCCATGCTGTGCCACATGAAGGccggcatcttcttcttcttcgcctcgtGGATCTTGGTCATGGGGCTCTTTACATTGTTTCTCTTGCCCGAGACGAAGGGCGTGCCTGTGGACTCGATGGTCGAGAGAGTGTGGAAGCAGCATTGGTTCTGGAAGCGGTACATGATCGATGATGACGAGAATGACGATGACAAAGTCGTCAAAGGATAA
- the LOC115741142 gene encoding RING finger protein B-like: protein MRWERVLLAQAQEPEQRTEEAGDPGKRWGLTCNAIKGGRFLYVFGGYGKDNCQTNQVHVFDTVEQTWSQPTIGGTPPAPRDSHSCTNVGDNLFVFGGTDGMNLLRDLHILDTSSHTWVSPIIRGEGPEAREGHSAALVGKRLFIFGGYGKSPNDDDEVYYNDLFILNTETFVWKKATTTGIPPSPRESHSCSTWKNKMIVIGGEDEHDYHFSDVHILDTDTLMWKELNTTGDMLPPRAGHSTVTFGKILFVYGGYTEAQKLYDDLYMLDVESAIWSKVTAAGAGPSARFSMAGDSLDRVQSGVLVFLGGCNRSLEALDDIYYLHTGSNYILWTFLLQLM, encoded by the exons atgaggtgGGAGAGAGTCCTGTTGGCGCAAGCCCAGGAACCAGAGCAGAGAACAGAAGAGGCTGGTGACCCCGGAAAGAGGTGGGGCCTCACTTGCAACGCGATCAAAGGAGGGAGGTTTCTCTACGTGTTCGGTGGCTATGGCAAAGACAACTGCCAGACCAACCAAGTTCACGTCTTTGACACTG TGGAGCAAACATGGAGCCAACCCACAATAGGAGGCACGCCACCTGCTCCAAGGGACAGCCATAGCTGTACTAATGTTGGTGACAATTTGTTTGTGTTCGGTGGGACAGATGGGATGAACCTTCTCAGGGATTTGCATATACTAGACACTT CTTCTCATACATGGGTATCACCCATTATAAGGGGGGAGGGACCGGAGGCAAGGGAAGGTCATAGTGCAGCACTTGTGGGTAAAAGGCTGTTCATATTCGGTGGGTATGGAAAATCTCCTAATGACGACGATGAAGTATATTACAATGATCTTTTCATATTAAACACAG AGACCTTCGTATGGAAAAAGGCTACGACAACTGGGATCCCACCTTCACCACGTGAGAGCCACAGCTGCTCAACTTGGAAGAACAAAATGATTGTGATTGGTGGTGAAGATGAACATGATTACCATTTTTCCGATGTCCATATTCTTGATACAG ACACCCTGATGTGGAAGGAACTGAATACCACCGGCGACATGCTACCCCCTCGTGCTGGACATTCTACTGTTACTTTTGGGAAGATTCTGTTTGTTTATGGGGGATACACAGAGGCCCAAAAGCTATATGATGACCTGTATATGCTTGATGTTG AATCTGCTATATGGTCCAAGGTGACTGCTGCAGGTGCTGGACCTTCTGCCAGATTTTCCATGGCTGGGGACAGTCTAGATCGGGTTCAGAGTGGGGTTCTTGTCTTTTTGGGTGGTTGCAATAGAAGTCTCGAGGCTCTTGACGATATCTACTACTTGCACACAGGTTCAAATTATATTTTGTGGACTTTCCTTTTGCAGCTCATGTAG